A stretch of Pseudomonadota bacterium DNA encodes these proteins:
- a CDS encoding TPM domain-containing protein: MLDVIFTLKKRLNISMQKILFNTLICISVSCLISCSNDTNNLPFFSYINSPRPSNETRIFDNANLIKYKNSLDSHLNTLYRLADIDMVVVTLPSLQGNDISDISAKLLTNWKIGENTNGLKGIQQFSVNVIFGHQF, encoded by the coding sequence ATGTTGGATGTTATTTTCACTTTAAAAAAGCGACTAAATATTTCAATGCAAAAAATATTATTTAATACTCTGATCTGTATTTCAGTTAGCTGTCTTATTTCATGCAGTAATGATACTAATAATTTACCATTTTTTTCTTATATCAATTCCCCACGCCCTTCTAACGAAACAAGAATCTTTGATAATGCCAATCTGATTAAATACAAAAACAGCCTTGATTCTCATTTGAATACTTTATACAGGCTTGCAGACATTGACATGGTTGTGGTTACATTACCAAGCCTTCAGGGCAACGATATCTCCGATATATCTGCCAAGCTGCTTACAAACTGGAAAATCGGAGAAAATACAAACGGACTAAAGGGTATACAGCAATTCTCGGTGAATGTAATTTTTGGTCATCAGTTTTAG
- a CDS encoding 4Fe-4S binding protein yields MEKYPQLRTAIYFILIIITVIGLSILSNQIWGKKSEQPQTPAKIIINNEMTLLQFGQANGLPERILKELFDLKAKSDLGKKLDEYGTHDQITSLVIKKLALASEHAGKNWIKIPVKFLFWIIFLSTVFIFSKKRKMTPGIRNGLLLTSFMIFGVVMGSDPGPMGTVKDAIHLYGTAHVIFPPRMIALTIFLAMVFFANKYICAWGCQVGTLQDLIFRINQTSKLKAVIGKQIKPSFVLTNTFRFVFFGVFTLIAILWGTDIIDPIDPFKIYKPMHLGLIGGLFVGLLLFASLFIYRPWCHFFCPFGLVGWLVEKVSLVKISVDYKTCIACEKCATACPSTVMGAILKGDKKTIPDCFSCYTCRDVCPTNSIIFSSRKRTVPPSDHFDKIKKDEKYKR; encoded by the coding sequence ATGGAAAAATATCCGCAGTTAAGAACTGCAATATATTTTATTTTAATTATCATTACTGTTATTGGCCTATCAATACTCTCCAACCAAATCTGGGGAAAAAAATCTGAGCAGCCGCAAACGCCTGCAAAAATAATAATTAATAATGAAATGACTCTTCTGCAGTTTGGCCAAGCCAACGGATTGCCAGAAAGAATCTTGAAGGAGTTATTTGACCTTAAAGCAAAATCTGATCTGGGAAAAAAGTTGGATGAATATGGAACTCACGATCAAATAACATCTCTTGTTATCAAAAAACTGGCATTGGCATCTGAACATGCCGGCAAGAACTGGATTAAAATTCCGGTTAAATTTCTTTTTTGGATTATCTTTCTATCAACAGTTTTCATTTTCTCCAAAAAGAGAAAAATGACTCCTGGCATCAGGAATGGGTTGCTTTTAACGTCTTTTATGATCTTTGGGGTGGTGATGGGATCGGACCCCGGCCCAATGGGTACTGTGAAGGATGCAATTCACCTTTACGGTACCGCACATGTCATCTTTCCCCCTCGAATGATTGCCCTAACTATTTTTTTGGCAATGGTCTTTTTTGCCAATAAGTACATTTGCGCATGGGGTTGTCAGGTCGGCACTCTCCAGGACCTGATTTTTCGAATCAATCAGACCAGCAAACTGAAGGCTGTAATTGGCAAACAGATCAAACCGTCTTTTGTTTTAACCAATACTTTTCGATTCGTTTTTTTTGGCGTGTTTACATTGATCGCTATTTTATGGGGAACCGATATCATCGACCCAATTGACCCTTTCAAGATATATAAGCCAATGCATCTGGGTCTCATTGGCGGCCTTTTCGTCGGCCTGCTCCTGTTCGCCAGCCTATTTATCTATCGGCCATGGTGCCATTTTTTCTGTCCCTTTGGTTTAGTCGGGTGGCTTGTGGAAAAAGTGAGTCTTGTCAAGATAAGCGTAGACTACAAAACTTGTATTGCTTGTGAGAAATGCGCTACTGCTTGTCCATCTACGGTAATGGGTGCTATCTTGAAAGGCGACAAAAAAACAATACCGGATTGCTTTTCTTGTTATACATGCAGAGATGTATGCCCGACCAACTCAATAATTTTCTCCTCCAGAAAAAGAACAGTACCTCCTTCAGATCATTTTGATAAAATAAAAAAGGACGAAAAATATAAGCGGTAG
- a CDS encoding cyclase family protein, giving the protein MKSKDIKFLIIVIVIISSVLLSISCTKEKPKKTKYVDLSISISNDALGDPKLPEITYINHKQGAETMKKYFKGLEPEKHLPDGNGWAVEWVKLNTHHGTHLDAPYHYSPFMNRATKQEKAWTIDQIPLEWCFGNLVVLDFSKKPDGYLLTKNDIKKKLKQMTYMLKKGDIVTIHTSAAEHWGKADYFNKGCGVSKEATLYILSHGINVVGTDAWSWDAPFKYTNGKWKKSIEEGKPNGKMIWEGHFAGIEKAYCHMEKLTNLDKVPSLGAKIYCFPIKIEGASGGWIRAIAEIEE; this is encoded by the coding sequence ATGAAAAGCAAAGATATAAAATTTCTAATTATAGTAATAGTAATAATCTCCTCTGTTCTTCTATCCATCTCCTGTACAAAAGAAAAACCTAAAAAAACAAAATATGTAGACTTATCTATTTCTATATCAAATGATGCCCTTGGTGATCCCAAACTGCCAGAAATCACCTACATAAATCACAAACAAGGCGCTGAAACAATGAAAAAATATTTCAAAGGCCTTGAACCTGAAAAACACTTACCGGATGGAAACGGTTGGGCAGTAGAATGGGTTAAGCTTAACACTCATCACGGAACACACCTTGATGCACCTTATCACTACTCCCCTTTTATGAATCGCGCAACAAAACAAGAAAAAGCCTGGACCATAGACCAAATACCTCTTGAATGGTGTTTTGGCAATCTTGTTGTTTTAGACTTTTCTAAAAAACCAGACGGTTATTTATTAACGAAAAATGACATCAAGAAAAAACTAAAACAAATGACATATATGCTAAAAAAGGGTGATATTGTAACTATACATACTTCTGCTGCTGAACATTGGGGTAAAGCAGATTATTTCAACAAAGGCTGTGGTGTAAGCAAAGAAGCTACTTTATACATTCTATCTCATGGAATAAATGTAGTTGGTACCGATGCCTGGTCTTGGGATGCGCCATTTAAATACACAAATGGAAAATGGAAAAAATCCATAGAAGAAGGAAAACCAAATGGGAAAATGATATGGGAAGGTCACTTTGCGGGGATTGAAAAAGCATATTGCCATATGGAAAAATTAACTAACCTCGACAAAGTTCCTTCTTTGGGTGCAAAAATATATTGTTTTCCAATAAAAATAGAAGGCGCTAGCGGAGGTTGGATACGCGCTATAGCAGAAATTGAAGAATAA